The genomic DNA TGCCCCATCCAGAGATGAGACAGCGGGTTCCAGAGCTGGCACAGCTGGAGGGCAGGGACACGGTTCGGACGTTGCTGTTCAGGGTGGCGGGGGTGCTCAGCTTGATCAGCATGATGTCATTGTCCAGGTTGCGGCTGCTGTAGTTGGGGTGACGGATGACCTTGGCAGAGTTGATGAACTGCTCTGTGCCCTCGTTGACGGCAATGTTGTGCTCACCAAGACGCACCTGGACGCGGCTGCAGAGATAGACATGAAGATTGCATCTTAGAACTGTGACAACGCACATGggttagagagagaaagaatcagGGGAGCAGCAGATGAATGCAACAGAACATCACGTTTCAATATCTGTACTTACGACTTGTAGCAGTGAGCAGCAGACACCACCCAGGTGCTGGAGATCAGAGAAGCTCCACAGAAGTGGTAGCCACTGTTCAGAGAGACCTGGTAGGGCACAGAGTTCTTTCTGCACTCATAGCCTCCTACAATCTTGTCATCCTCAATGGGAGCAGCATCTGATATGAAGAGTTTAAAAGAATATAAACTTCGCAGGAAAGCAATATTCAGAGACATGTCAAAGTAAATGAGTTTCCACGCATACCCtttgaatgtacaaaaatacttttaaacttCCCTCAAAGTAAACTCATACTCACATGCCACTGCGCAGAGAGCCAAAAGAATGAAAGCCTTCATGGTAGTACCTGTAGGAGCCTCGGTGTCGACTCAGCTGCCCTGAAGCCCTTTTTAAACCCACTGTGTCCTTCTGTTATCTGATCGGCCAAGGACACAAATTTCCATTTTCAGCCCTTTTTTCGctgagttgtgtgtgtgaaaacacatcTGGAGGACTCATGCCAAGTTATTGATAATATGTCTTTTGGTCCCAGCAACACCTGAAACACGTGTGTTTGCATTAACCCTGAAACACATTGTTTCTGTAAAATTGttgaaatgtacaaaaaatcTGAACTATTTAACCCCTATGGATACATATATTATATAACTATGTTTTAATAGATACTCTGAAGTTACCTCCTAACCAGAGTTTAACCTGAATCGgtgtttattgccaagtacatttactcatacaaggaatttgacttgtttttttggggcaaaacaattaacaaggaaatataaaaacagcagagctctTGCTGACAGCATAAATAGAATAAGGTACAAATATTAAGGCTATTAGATCATTTataatagaatataaaatgtaaaaatacaaaatgtgcaGTCGAGGAGCTGTGCAGGTATGTTCAAGATTGCTTGCagtgtaaacagaaaaaatactaaGTCCAGTgtgcgttaatgtaacgcatagaTACAGCCTTCACATTACTGTAATGTTCTCTGACTGTGGGGCTGAAGatatttgtgatgtcataaatcATAGCAGGAGGatcaccaaacaggaagtacccCCTGTGGTGTCCACTTCAAGGCCAGTGACATCCGGACAAAATCAATGTTAAGGATATAAATCtctaacaaataaaaacaacaatcctaattgttttattctttgagcTTTTGATAATAATGATGTATATTctgatttaaatcaaataaatcacacagaaataaaataagcagTGACAGAGAGTGGTGTAAATCATTTATTCTCTTGAAACTGATGTCATTGTCGGAGATGACTTTGATCTTTATCGCTCCAATAGACTGTCTTTAGTTGGAGGACATGGTGTTGCGGATCCAGGAGTTGTAGTTGCAGACCTTGGCGTAGACTCCGGGCTTGTTCCTCTGGGCACAGCCGTAACCCCAAGACACCACACCCTGCAGCTGACCATTGCACACCACAGGGCCACCAGAGTCTCCCTGAtacgacacacacagagaaagtcaACAGTATGATGTCAACACATGATCAAGAGCATGATAGTATGACCTCCTCATTCATCAAATGACTGACTAGTCAACTCTCTGTTGATACTCTGTTGATTGTCAACTACAGAttattcaattaaattaaattcaaaaaactttatttgtccccggggggcaattcaaaggcacacagagcagtaaattaacaacaatgcaagtacgaaacattttaacctaaatataaagtgtcaatttaaatacaacttaaagcttaaacttaacttaaaaatacaaaatataaaaagagtagatataagtggacagtgatcggactaacagatgtaaacaggtTAGATTAGATTCATTGACTATCAATAGATTAAGTACTAATTTGTAGTTGACTATCTGTTGATtgtcaacataaatatgactATCAACAGTCTGGCATTCTCGACTAGGCATCTGTGACTCTCCAATTAAAGTGAAAACAGGTTATAATAGATTTAAATTGCAATATAATCTATCTGTCCTACCTATAACACTGCTctataaagaaatacattttatataacaGAAACCTGTTTTTACGTCCTCATCTGTGTAATTTCACATTAGTTATGTTGTCCGTCTCCACGATGTCCAAACGTTGATTGCTCCTGAACACACCTCCTTAATGACGTCAAAGGTACGCGACTGACCTCGGTTTGTGTCGGCTGCCGAGCTTACAGCTGCTCcagttgtgttttggttttgttttgccTGTCATGTGCACTTATCATGAGGTAAGACACACAACAGCGTCGGCCTTGTCATCGATTCTGCTCAGTCGTCGCCGGCTGTCCAGGCTGCTTCTGCACCTGAATACAGAGCTAGCCTGTTAGCTTGCAGCTAGCTCCATTGCAGGATCAGCACCTAATGTATGCGAAATGCGCAACCATTGCGGATGTGGTGCAGACAAAATTGCGCATCAATGCGACAGAATACAGAAGTCAACATAACTAAAGAGAACAGAGAAAGCTTTCTGAAAATGAAGAGTTTTAAGcagtgttatgttttgttattgtatttcaGCTCTGGGTGCGATCCTCTGCCTGGATGAAGCATCTCACAGTGtgacagcttgtgtgtgtgtttagctcTCAGCTACAGTCTGCGGTGttgttttatatcttttataTATCAGCTGAATGTGAAGGATGTCGAGATTGAAGGGACTGCTACGATAGGAGTTCAGTCTCTCTTATTTCTAATCATACAATAAGATCCCTCACTCAAACACGGTtatatgttgatttatttaaaaaggagtGTTGTTATTCTAAATAAGAATTCTTCAACTCTATATTTCCTATAATATCAACCAATGCTATGTGTGGTTGTTCTCCCCAAAGCTGGTTTATGATTATCTGATGCAACATTTGGAAGTTGAAATGTATTCAGTTGGAGGTTTAGTTTCACCTTGAACTTGTGTTAATGGGGCAGCAGCCGCCAGTATCAGAATTGGCCCGCCAGTCAGTTCTGCTGTGAATCAGGTGTGACCCATGACTGAGTACTACGAGGAAGGGGGGCTGCTGTACGAGCAATCACCTCCCATGCACATCAAGGTGGAGTCTCCAGAGGGACCCTTTGGAGGGGGAGCCTCAGAAAACGGCTTCCCCAGGGAGGATGAGGACTCGGAGGGCAGCTGTGACCAAAATAGTGGATTACCTGGTGGGCTTCCCTTCAATGTGGTAGTGGTGCATCCGAACATTATGGCACCTGGCATGTCCTCAGACGACCTCTTGTCAATCGAACAAAGTAAGCCTGAATGTTCATTTCCACATAGTGTGTGCCTGCTTAAaggaacagtgaataaacaagATTCAGGTGTATGTGTAAATGAAACTATTGCTTTAATCAGCAGTTGTTATacagtaatatatatatatttttagtctGATCTTCATGTATCATGTCTTGTTATAAATAGTCATGGTTCAGTATGTTTTCGCTTGGCAGAGTGTAAACATGTCGGGCTCTGTCATGGTACATTTCTCCTCCTCACACAACTTGATATTTTTCCGTTCTCTAATGTGCTGTCTTCTTAACTTTCCACTGCAGACAGAGCTATGTCAGCTGCATTGGCTGCTGGTGGTGCAGGGAAAAGAAAGAGTCGTTTCAGTGGCGCAGAGCTGGAGGTGTTGGTGTCAGAAGTCACTCGGTGTGAAGGAGAGCTCTTTGGTCCCGCGGGAAGGCTCAGGcgacgagagagagagcgcatcTGGGCAGGAATCCTAGAGAGAGTCAACGCTGTTTCGAGAGTGCCGCGCACCCTTCGAGAGGTGAAGAAGCGCTGGGACGACTTGAAGAGACGCAATGGAGGCAGACTAGCAGATGCTCGCCACCGCAGCTGTTATCTGCCATCCAGCAGAGGGGCCTCGATGCTTGGCCGTCCCTCCCAGACAAGCCCCAGGCTTCAACATGCCAGGCaaaaacaaagcaccagacCAAAGCCCAGTTTTCCATGCTTCCCTGACTCAGATAcaggtaaaataaatgaaacagttGTCAGTTCTGAATGCGCAGCTGCGAGTCCTAAAACAATTTACAGGCGTTACTAATATTTACtgacaattcttttttttgcagttgtaGGAATGGAAGGATCAGAAAGAGATGGTTTGGAGAAAGATGAGGACAATCCTGAGCACGACAGAGACATGGGAGAACCTGAGTGTGAACCAGGCGAGAACAGCATGGAGGACAAATTGGGATTAGGACTGGGTTTGGGCATAGGACCGCCACCTTCTTCAGAACGATGGCTTCCTCCTTCCCCCCTTTACAGTGCTCCTTTCTTAAATGGCAGCCCCCAACCCAGCAGTCCTCAGCCATCGCTTGGAGCACATCAGGGTCCTCTGGAAGCCCCCCCACGCAGCTCCTGGCTGGAAGACGAGCTACGAGGGTTGGGAGAAGCAGCCATTCAACTGGGAAATCGGGTAGAAAAGAGTTTGCAGGAGTTTGGGGAAGGTTTCAGACAGGACATGCAGACACTTGTTGCTTCTCAAGAGACATTAGCAGTCAGTCTACAACAAAACAATGTCCTGTTGCAAAGGCTGCTTGGAGTGCTTGAAGCCCAgcaacaaccacaaccacagccgcaTCGTGTACAACAagcacaccaaacacaaacatctcaacagcACTTACAACCTCagccagctcagcagcagcagctacaacaCATCGaaccacagcagcaacaacaacaacaacaacaacaacagcagtttgAAACACCACTGcaaacagaaattaaaacaaatcatcAACAGCAGCCTGTGGTCGCCCAGCTTTCAAATAATCAGTCAGCGGTAGCATCGTTGCCTTCACCATTGTCCCCTGACTTACATGGCACTGTTCCCCCTGATCCACCCACAGACACAAATGGGACTGTGACGAGGCCAAGGCGAGGGAAAGCTGTTGATCACAGGCGCAGGAGACGACGCTAAAGTAGAAGTACATATGCGGACATCATGCATATTCAGTGTCTACAAATGTGACAAgaagttgtgattttttttcttttggaagaatttttatgaaaaataaactgactTATTTTGAGTGTTACATAACACTCCAAATCAGTAATTCATATTGCACTTACGTATGTATTCAGAAAGTACTGAAGTAGATCAGCAGATTAAACAAATTACATAATAGGGTGGCCTTAACATATGCTTGGTTCCTaagtatatacatatatgtatataatgTGCTAACACTTTCTGAAACACGTTGCTCATGATGCACTCATGAGATTTTTTGGCCCTGATAACACCAAACTGTAGGTGCTGATGTTTGATGGTGTCACTGCATGTCACTGTAAAAGTCTAGCAGCTGAGCAGCAAAGATCATGATGCTCTCTCTAGTTCAGTACTCAATTCAGTCTCAGTCTCAATTCTTCTGACCCTCTGACTACATTGTCGTAAAGTACCTGTAATCTGCAGTTGTTACCCCATATTGTAGTTCTACAGCTAATGTAATTACCTGCTACTGTATGCTTGTGCTTTTTTACTGAGCCCCTCAAggctcagataaaaaaaagaagaataaaaagcaATTTGCAAATCTGTTCGCActgtttacaaatctgtgcacaCAGATTTTGCATCTATGGGAATGGATTTTGGAGTTTTTtcagggctgtcaaacaattaaatttttttattgcaattaATCGCTTAATTATAATAGTTAATCccaattaatcacatttttaatcgcatgttaGAAGTTCCATCATATCACATTTAAAAGTATAAATTGTAAGGCTTTTGCtttgaatgtttgtactgtcttgagctgagagtactttactgtttgaattcaaccctgcttttattttgaaataaaggaaGGACCTTCTGGTCGATTGAAGGTtatgacattaacttaaccacagaCAGAAACTCGTTTGGGATCAAAAACTAAATCGAACAGCTAAAAGGGAGACACTGTGGAGGCGTATCCACAGTtcgcctaaagggacaaaatagcatgcaatTAATTGCGattaacaaacaaaatgatgcattaatttcagaccttagtTAATCACGACTAACTAGTTAATGCTCCCAGccctagatttttttttttttttttacatttgtat from Labrus mixtus chromosome 11, fLabMix1.1, whole genome shotgun sequence includes the following:
- the LOC132984161 gene encoding trypsin-3, with protein sequence MKAFILLALCAVAYAAPIEDDKIVGGYECRKNSVPYQVSLNSGYHFCGASLISSTWVVSAAHCYKSRVQVRLGEHNIAVNEGTEQFINSAKVIRHPNYSSRNLDNDIMLIKLSTPATLNSNVRTVSLPSSCASSGTRCLISGWGNMSGSGNNYPDRLRCLDVPILSDSTCRSSYPGQITYNMFCAGFLNGGKDSCQGDSGGPVVCNGQLQGVVSWGYGCAQRNKPGVYAKVCNYNSWIRNTMSSN
- the si:ch211-261d7.3 gene encoding uncharacterized protein si:ch211-261d7.3, whose amino-acid sequence is MTEYYEEGGLLYEQSPPMHIKVESPEGPFGGGASENGFPREDEDSEGSCDQNSGLPGGLPFNVVVVHPNIMAPGMSSDDLLSIEQNRAMSAALAAGGAGKRKSRFSGAELEVLVSEVTRCEGELFGPAGRLRRRERERIWAGILERVNAVSRVPRTLREVKKRWDDLKRRNGGRLADARHRSCYLPSSRGASMLGRPSQTSPRLQHARQKQSTRPKPSFPCFPDSDTVVGMEGSERDGLEKDEDNPEHDRDMGEPECEPGENSMEDKLGLGLGLGIGPPPSSERWLPPSPLYSAPFLNGSPQPSSPQPSLGAHQGPLEAPPRSSWLEDELRGLGEAAIQLGNRVEKSLQEFGEGFRQDMQTLVASQETLAVSLQQNNVLLQRLLGVLEAQQQPQPQPHRVQQAHQTQTSQQHLQPQPAQQQQLQHIEPQQQQQQQQQQQQFETPLQTEIKTNHQQQPVVAQLSNNQSAVASLPSPLSPDLHGTVPPDPPTDTNGTVTRPRRGKAVDHRRRRRR